A part of Prosthecobacter sp. SYSU 5D2 genomic DNA contains:
- the tuf gene encoding elongation factor Tu — translation MAKEAFQRNKPHVNIGTIGHVDHGKTTLTAAITTTLATKGFAEAKNYADIDAAPEEKARGITINTAHVEYQTDKRHYAHVDCPGHADYVKNMITGAAQMDGAILVCSAADGPMPQTREHILLARQVGVPAIVVFLNKVDMVDDAELLDLVEMEVRDLLSKYEFPGDDIPIVKGSALKALEGDEEQRANILKLMDAVDDYIPLPERPIDQDFLMPVEDVFAIEGRGTVCTGRVERGIIKKMSEVEIIGIRDTIKTTVTDIEMFRKLLDEGRAGDNVGLLLRGVKKTDIERGQVIAKPGSVKPHRKFKAEIYVLSKDEGGRHTPFFNNYRPQFYFRTTDVTGSVTLPEGVEMVMPGDNVSITVELITPIAMEKTIRFAIREGGKTVGAGRVADILD, via the coding sequence ATGGCTAAAGAAGCATTCCAACGCAATAAGCCGCACGTCAACATTGGCACTATCGGCCACGTTGACCACGGCAAAACCACGCTGACCGCGGCAATCACGACCACCCTCGCAACAAAGGGCTTCGCTGAAGCGAAAAATTACGCTGACATTGATGCAGCCCCTGAAGAAAAGGCTCGCGGCATCACCATCAACACCGCTCACGTGGAATACCAGACCGACAAGCGTCACTACGCTCACGTTGACTGCCCTGGACACGCTGACTATGTGAAGAACATGATCACCGGTGCCGCCCAGATGGACGGCGCGATCCTGGTTTGCTCTGCTGCCGACGGCCCAATGCCCCAGACTCGTGAGCACATCCTGCTCGCCCGTCAGGTGGGTGTGCCTGCCATCGTGGTCTTCCTGAACAAGGTGGACATGGTGGACGACGCTGAACTCCTCGACCTCGTCGAAATGGAAGTTCGCGATCTCCTTTCCAAATATGAATTCCCTGGTGACGACATTCCGATCGTCAAAGGCTCCGCTCTGAAGGCCCTCGAAGGTGACGAAGAGCAGCGCGCCAACATCCTTAAGCTTATGGACGCTGTGGATGACTACATCCCGCTTCCTGAGCGCCCGATCGACCAGGACTTCCTCATGCCGGTTGAAGACGTGTTCGCGATTGAAGGTCGTGGCACTGTCTGCACTGGCCGTGTGGAGCGTGGCATCATCAAGAAAATGTCCGAAGTCGAAATCATCGGCATCCGCGACACCATCAAGACCACCGTCACGGATATTGAAATGTTCCGCAAGTTGCTCGACGAAGGTCGTGCGGGTGACAACGTCGGTCTCCTCCTTCGTGGTGTGAAGAAAACCGACATCGAGCGTGGCCAGGTGATCGCCAAGCCAGGTTCTGTGAAGCCTCACCGCAAGTTCAAGGCTGAAATCTACGTCCTTTCCAAGGATGAAGGTGGCCGTCACACGCCTTTCTTCAACAACTACCGCCCACAGTTCTACTTCCGCACAACGGACGTGACTGGCAGCGTGACCCTCCCTGAGGGTGTTGAAATGGTGATGCCTGGTGATAACGTCTCGATCACTGTCGAGCTGATCACCCCGATCGCCATGGAAAAAACCATCCGCTTCGCCATCCGTGAGGGTGGTAAGACTGTGGGTGCCGGTCGTGTGGCCGACATCCTCGACTAG